Sequence from the Candidatus Eisenbacteria bacterium genome:
AGAGGTTTCTCCCGGAGAAGAGGCGGATCCTCTGCCGATTCCACGGACCCACGCCGGCGGCGCGGATTCGCGGCGGCGGGCCCAGGACCCAGAGCGCCACTGCCCGACTGTGGGTGTTCTCGCGGACTGTCCTGCTCGACCCCGGGAGTCTACGTACTGCTTCCAAGGAGTGTCAACGCGCATGTCCCCCTGCCTCCCCTCCGGGCATGCCCGCCGCGGTCCCCGCCGCGCTGCGGCGACGGACGGCGGACGCGTGCCGCGCGCGGACCGGGCCGCGCGGACCGTCGCGCGGCCCGTCGCCTTGACGCGCCCGGCCGCGGGTACGTAGCATTCACCCACTCAACTCGATTCCGCAGGCCCGGTGACGCGCGGAGGATCCTCATTGACCCGGCAGCCCGCACTCGTGCTCCTGCCCCAACCTGCTTGGCCGCTGGACGACGGCGGCCGCGTCGGGCTCTGGCAGATCACTTGGTCCATGGCCCGGTTCTACGACACGACGATCCTCATGATGCTGCCCCCGGGCCGCGAGGCCGGTCCGACGCCCCCGGAACTGCTCGCGCTGGGCGCCCGGGTGGTGGCCGTGCCCCATGTGCCGCCGCGGGGCATCCTCGCGGTGTGGAAGGGCCTCGCGGGTCCGTGGCCGTACACGCTCGCGCGGTACCGGAGCGCGGCCTTCTCCGCCGCGGTGGCCCGCGCCGTCGCGGAGGTCCGGCCCAGGGTCGCCATGGTGAATCACCTGCACCTGGCGACCTACGCGGACAATCTCGGCACCACTCCCTTCGTGCTGCGACAGCACAACGTGGAGAGCGTGTGGCTGGAGCGCTACTCCGGGACACTGCGCGGACCGGCGCGCTGGTATGCCCGCGGCCAGGCCGCGCGCATGCGGACCGCCGAGGCGCGGCTGTGCGAGCGTGCCGACCTCGTGCTGGCGATCCACCCGGAGGAGGCCGCGGCGATCCGTGCCCTCGCTCCCCGCGCGCGGGTCGAGATCGTTCCCGTAGGCGTGGACTTTGCCCGCTTCCAGGACCCCAGGCCCGGCCTGCCGCCGGTGGTGCTCCTGACCGGTTCCTTTCGATGGCCCCCGAATGCGGAAGGCGCCCGACGGTTCCTGCTCCAAGGGTGGCCGCGGGTGCTGGACCGGGTGCCCGATGCCCGGCTGCGCCTGG
This genomic interval carries:
- a CDS encoding glycosyltransferase, which encodes MTRQPALVLLPQPAWPLDDGGRVGLWQITWSMARFYDTTILMMLPPGREAGPTPPELLALGARVVAVPHVPPRGILAVWKGLAGPWPYTLARYRSAAFSAAVARAVAEVRPRVAMVNHLHLATYADNLGTTPFVLRQHNVESVWLERYSGTLRGPARWYARGQAARMRTAEARLCERADLVLAIHPEEAAAIRALAPRARVEIVPVGVDFARFQDPRPGLPPVVLLTGSFRWPPNAEGARRFLLQGWPRVLDRVPDARLRLVGKGLEGTLVAQARRSGAEPVGYVDDIAPEFAAATAVVVPLWTGAGMRVKIVEAMAARVPVVATPVAAEGLGIERGVHFECADDAEELGCRVADLLCDPERARALAGAAHAYGVGRYSLERVAGLTAQLCESVVGARRGPGGEETGD